A DNA window from Guyparkeria halophila contains the following coding sequences:
- a CDS encoding DNA adenine methylase → MANPIIPWMGGKRRLARRIIPLIPSHECYVEPFAGAGAIFFRKDPSRVEVLNDVDADLVNLYRVVQHHLEEFVRQFKWALVSRQSFLWNQHADPDGLTDIQRAARFYYLQKLTFGAKPTGRTFGVSTTTPPRLNLLRMEEDLSEAHLRLSRVVVERLDWLECMRRYDRPSTFFYCDPPYWETAGYGKSKDLNLDHYEELAKQARDGKAKVMVSINDHPDIREVFRGFDMTELDISYTVGGKRKAAKELLIRSWH, encoded by the coding sequence GTGGCCAATCCCATCATCCCGTGGATGGGCGGCAAACGTCGCCTTGCCCGTCGAATCATCCCCCTCATCCCGTCCCACGAATGTTACGTCGAGCCCTTCGCAGGTGCCGGCGCAATCTTCTTTCGCAAAGACCCAAGCAGGGTCGAAGTCCTTAACGATGTCGACGCCGACCTGGTCAATCTCTACCGCGTGGTGCAGCACCACCTCGAGGAGTTCGTTCGTCAGTTCAAGTGGGCATTGGTCTCGCGCCAGTCATTCCTCTGGAACCAGCACGCTGACCCAGACGGCCTGACGGATATCCAACGGGCGGCTCGTTTCTACTACCTCCAAAAGCTAACCTTTGGTGCCAAGCCGACCGGACGGACCTTCGGTGTCTCCACAACAACGCCACCGCGCCTGAACTTGTTGCGTATGGAGGAGGATCTCAGCGAAGCCCACCTGCGACTGTCACGCGTGGTTGTTGAACGCCTGGATTGGTTGGAGTGCATGCGTCGTTACGACCGCCCCAGCACGTTCTTTTACTGCGACCCTCCATACTGGGAGACCGCCGGTTACGGCAAATCCAAAGACCTGAATCTCGACCACTACGAGGAGCTGGCCAAGCAGGCCCGAGACGGCAAGGCCAAGGTGATGGTCAGCATCAACGATCACCCCGATATCCGGGAGGTTTTCCGCGGCTTCGACATGACCGAACTGGACATCAGCTATACCGTCGGAGGCAAACGCAAAGCAGCAAAAGAACTGCTCATTCGTTCATGGCATTAA
- a CDS encoding nuclease-related domain-containing protein: MDFLPAIVSALGTMWWLIPVAVVLALIKTPWFKGMVGEFLVKLAARLRLPADVYHAMHNVTVPTPDGTTQIDHVFVSCFGIFVVETKHMKGWIFGGESQPKWTQKIYRKTVAFQNPLRQNYKHGKALEAMLDVPGEVIHSVVAFTGESTFKTPMPANVIHGGGYVRYIRSFRKNVLTDAQVQEVIATIVSGRLAPTWETHRQHVAQLKSRAEPNAARQCPKCGSEMVLRTVKRGTNVGNRFWGCSAFPVCRARQDIE, encoded by the coding sequence ATGGATTTCCTCCCCGCGATCGTGAGTGCGCTTGGCACCATGTGGTGGTTGATACCGGTCGCCGTGGTGCTCGCACTGATCAAGACACCCTGGTTCAAGGGCATGGTCGGCGAGTTCCTGGTGAAGCTGGCCGCGCGACTGCGGTTACCCGCCGACGTCTATCACGCGATGCACAACGTCACGGTGCCTACCCCGGACGGCACCACGCAGATCGATCACGTCTTCGTCTCCTGTTTCGGCATCTTCGTGGTCGAGACCAAGCACATGAAGGGCTGGATCTTCGGTGGCGAGAGTCAGCCGAAATGGACCCAGAAGATCTACCGCAAGACGGTGGCCTTCCAGAACCCGCTCCGGCAGAACTACAAGCACGGCAAGGCGCTCGAGGCGATGCTCGACGTGCCGGGCGAAGTGATTCATTCAGTCGTAGCCTTCACGGGGGAGAGCACGTTCAAGACACCCATGCCGGCCAACGTCATCCATGGCGGCGGGTACGTGCGCTACATCCGTTCCTTCAGGAAGAACGTCCTGACTGACGCACAGGTGCAAGAGGTGATTGCCACGATCGTGTCGGGCCGACTCGCGCCGACGTGGGAGACCCATCGCCAGCATGTGGCGCAACTGAAAAGCCGTGCCGAGCCGAATGCCGCACGGCAGTGCCCGAAGTGCGGCAGCGAAATGGTATTGCGGACGGTCAAGCGTGGCACCAATGTCGGCAATCGTTTCTGGGGCTGCTCGGCCTTTCCCGTCTGCCGAGCGAGGCAGGACATCGAATGA
- a CDS encoding mechanosensitive ion channel family protein, whose amino-acid sequence MSPLEWTIGPVNLVDALIALGVAAGIFALLVFAQRVLLNRWGKFAEGTTNTIDDDLVAVLRRSQWWFLLVMAIYLGTLHLDLPAQGDRFVRSVTVLVLLLQAGLWSSTFLVQRLERYRLKRRETDPGSEMTLSAVGFLGRIALWSFVLLLALDNLGINVTALIAGLGVGGIAVALAVQNILGDLFASLSIVLDKPFTVGDFLIIDDLLGKVEHVGLKTTRLRSLSGEQLVFSNSDLLQSRIRNYGRMHERRVVFEIGVTYQTPRTKLQIIPTIMREAVESAEETRFDRSHFKAYGNFSLNFETVYFVLSADYTRYMDIQQAVNLHVHQRFEEEGIEFAYPTQTLFIATPDA is encoded by the coding sequence ATGAGCCCTCTGGAATGGACCATCGGTCCGGTCAATCTCGTTGATGCCCTGATCGCCTTGGGGGTTGCGGCGGGCATCTTCGCCCTGCTCGTTTTTGCCCAGCGCGTGCTCCTCAACCGCTGGGGCAAGTTTGCCGAAGGAACGACCAATACCATCGACGACGACCTGGTGGCCGTACTGCGGCGCTCCCAGTGGTGGTTCCTGCTGGTGATGGCAATTTACCTCGGCACGCTGCATCTCGATCTCCCGGCTCAGGGCGACCGGTTCGTCCGGTCGGTGACCGTGCTGGTCCTGCTGCTGCAGGCCGGCCTGTGGTCCAGCACCTTTCTCGTCCAGCGACTGGAGCGCTACCGGCTGAAACGACGCGAGACCGATCCCGGCAGCGAAATGACGCTCAGCGCGGTCGGCTTTCTCGGGCGGATCGCGCTGTGGTCGTTCGTCCTGCTGCTCGCCCTGGACAACCTCGGCATCAACGTCACCGCCCTGATCGCCGGGCTGGGCGTGGGTGGCATTGCCGTCGCCCTGGCGGTGCAAAACATCCTCGGCGACCTGTTCGCCTCCCTGTCGATCGTGCTCGACAAGCCTTTCACCGTCGGGGACTTCCTGATCATCGACGACCTGCTCGGCAAGGTGGAGCACGTCGGTCTCAAGACCACTCGCCTGCGCAGCCTTTCGGGCGAGCAGCTGGTGTTTTCCAACTCGGATCTGCTCCAGAGTCGCATCCGCAACTACGGGCGCATGCACGAACGGCGCGTGGTCTTTGAAATCGGCGTGACCTACCAGACGCCCCGGACCAAGCTGCAGATAATCCCCACCATCATGCGCGAGGCCGTGGAATCGGCCGAAGAGACCCGTTTCGACCGCTCCCATTTCAAGGCCTACGGGAATTTCTCGCTCAACTTCGAAACGGTGTACTTCGTGCTTAGCGCCGACTACACCCGCTACATGGACATCCAGCAGGCAGTGAACCTGCATGTCCATCAGCGTTTCGAGGAGGAAGGCATCGAGTTCGCCTACCCCACCCAGACACTGTTCATCGCCACACCCGACGCCTGA
- a CDS encoding CsbD family protein encodes MDAEQIKANWNKVKGDIKKQWGKLTDDDLAEAEGHRDYLIGKIQERYGIAKDEARRQLDEFEKKL; translated from the coding sequence ATGGATGCAGAGCAGATCAAGGCCAACTGGAACAAGGTCAAGGGCGACATCAAGAAGCAATGGGGCAAACTGACCGACGACGACCTCGCCGAAGCCGAGGGTCATCGTGACTACCTGATCGGCAAGATCCAGGAGCGTTACGGCATTGCCAAGGACGAGGCACGCCGGCAGCTAGACGAATTCGAGAAGAAGCTCTGA
- a CDS encoding FRG domain-containing protein, whose amino-acid sequence MYNYLVTAEKGAWEQGFYKFHKSRFLEYTNKDIVTKYDFLSAKQLASLKAYPCLFAYEGEDDPMRIGYLTSIASSGPFLVIEFEFSDSIPEIPFDAINPYAPLLDIRGWEINRTHWAVKDVDLLRVLKKYEVIEENVSPITPQEEEPAKDRSSNPRVSTVKGFISKIFELGFPRQKEVFYRGHSKKTYRIEPSLFRTDNSGNYIYLDNEHILYRELLVSNSSDFQGDVYTLDSLVRMQHYSLPTRLLDITSNPLIALYFSCRSAPEQDGEVVIFSMDRKQVKYFDSDVASCIANLARLPKSEKDLIDFNLPDFNNQKPVGRLLHFIREEKPFFESRVDPEDLRRIVCVKGKKSNDRIASQSGAFLLFGQDAVFDESGTDDIDIARVSVSNKKDILEELDLLNINESTVFPYIENSARYVARKFSFEKGA is encoded by the coding sequence GTGTATAACTATTTAGTTACAGCTGAAAAAGGTGCTTGGGAGCAAGGGTTTTATAAGTTCCATAAAAGTAGGTTTCTCGAGTACACCAACAAAGATATTGTTACTAAATACGATTTCCTTTCCGCGAAACAGCTTGCCAGTCTAAAGGCATATCCCTGCTTGTTTGCATATGAAGGAGAGGATGACCCAATGAGAATTGGATACCTTACTTCTATTGCGAGCTCGGGGCCTTTTTTGGTTATAGAGTTTGAGTTTAGTGACTCTATACCGGAAATTCCCTTCGATGCTATTAATCCTTATGCGCCTCTGCTTGATATAAGGGGGTGGGAGATCAATAGGACACATTGGGCTGTCAAAGATGTTGACTTGCTTCGAGTGTTAAAAAAATACGAAGTTATTGAGGAGAATGTTTCGCCGATTACACCTCAAGAAGAGGAGCCGGCTAAAGACAGATCTTCTAATCCGAGGGTTAGTACTGTAAAGGGTTTTATTTCAAAGATTTTTGAACTCGGATTCCCGAGGCAGAAAGAGGTTTTTTATCGTGGTCATTCGAAGAAGACGTATCGTATTGAGCCGTCTTTGTTTAGGACCGATAATAGTGGGAATTATATTTATCTAGATAACGAGCACATACTGTATAGAGAGCTATTGGTTTCCAATTCGTCTGACTTTCAAGGCGATGTGTACACTCTGGATTCCCTTGTGAGGATGCAGCATTATTCTCTTCCAACTCGTTTGCTTGATATAACATCTAATCCATTGATTGCGCTTTATTTTTCGTGCCGATCGGCGCCAGAGCAAGATGGTGAGGTCGTAATTTTTTCAATGGATCGTAAGCAAGTTAAATACTTCGATTCAGATGTGGCGAGCTGTATCGCTAACTTGGCGCGGCTCCCCAAGTCAGAGAAAGATTTGATTGATTTCAACTTGCCTGATTTTAACAACCAGAAGCCTGTTGGCCGTTTGCTTCATTTTATTAGAGAAGAGAAGCCATTTTTTGAGTCTCGTGTCGACCCAGAAGATTTGAGGCGGATCGTTTGCGTGAAAGGAAAAAAGAGTAACGATAGGATTGCGTCACAGTCAGGTGCATTTTTGTTGTTTGGTCAGGATGCGGTCTTTGATGAGTCGGGGACTGATGATATCGATATCGCACGTGTTTCAGTTAGTAATAAGAAAGATATATTAGAAGAGCTAGACCTTCTTAATATAAACGAAAGTACAGTTTTTCCTTACATTGAGAATTCCGCGAGGTATGTTGCAAGAAAATTTAGTTTCGAGAAGGGCGCGTGA
- the lysS gene encoding lysine--tRNA ligase, translating to MAEQKPALDENQLIAERREKLKKLRETGNPFPNDFDREHMAGELQAEYGEHDKPWFEENTVRVAVAGRVMAKRVMGKASFLSILDQSGRIQFYVARDDVGTDVYQDFKTWDIGDIVGGEGVLFKTNKGELSVRVDTLRMLTKSLRPLPDKFHGLSDTESRYRQRYLDLVMNESARKTFRLRSRVIQFIRDYLNQRGYLEVETPMMHVIPGGAAAKPFMTHHNALDMPLYLRIAPELYLKRLVVGGFERVYEINRNFRNEGLSTRHNPEFTMIEFYQAYADYLDLMNLTEDLLRQCTQEVHGGTSIEYQGDTFEFGKPFERLTVREAILRHNPDLTADDIDDEDKARAVAEKLGIPLKDSYGLGKVQIEIFEKTAEHKLHDPTFITEYPAEVSPLARRKDDDPFVTERFEFFVGGREIANGFSELNDAEDQAERFAQQVNEKDAGDEEAMHFDADYIRALEHGMPPTAGEGIGIDRLIMLLTDSASIRDVLLFPHMRPE from the coding sequence ATGGCCGAGCAAAAGCCCGCCCTCGACGAGAACCAACTGATTGCCGAACGTCGCGAGAAGCTCAAGAAGCTGCGCGAGACCGGCAACCCGTTCCCCAACGACTTCGACCGCGAGCACATGGCAGGCGAGCTGCAGGCCGAGTACGGCGAGCACGACAAGCCTTGGTTCGAGGAAAACACCGTGCGCGTCGCCGTCGCCGGTCGCGTCATGGCCAAGCGGGTGATGGGCAAGGCGAGCTTCCTCTCCATCCTCGACCAGTCCGGCCGCATCCAGTTCTACGTCGCCCGTGACGACGTCGGCACGGACGTCTACCAGGACTTCAAGACCTGGGACATCGGCGACATCGTCGGCGGCGAGGGTGTGCTCTTCAAGACCAACAAGGGCGAGCTCTCCGTGCGTGTCGACACCCTGCGCATGCTTACCAAGAGCCTGCGCCCGCTGCCGGACAAGTTCCACGGCCTGTCGGACACCGAGTCGCGCTATCGCCAGCGCTACCTCGATCTGGTCATGAACGAATCGGCGCGCAAGACCTTCCGCCTGCGCTCGCGCGTGATCCAGTTCATCCGCGACTACCTCAACCAGCGCGGCTATCTCGAGGTCGAGACGCCGATGATGCACGTCATCCCCGGCGGCGCGGCGGCCAAGCCGTTCATGACCCACCACAACGCGCTCGACATGCCGCTGTACCTGCGCATCGCACCGGAGCTGTACCTCAAGCGCCTGGTGGTGGGTGGCTTCGAGCGGGTCTACGAGATCAACCGCAACTTCCGTAACGAGGGGCTCTCCACGCGGCACAACCCCGAGTTCACGATGATCGAGTTCTACCAGGCCTACGCCGACTACCTGGACCTGATGAACCTCACCGAGGACCTGTTGCGCCAGTGCACGCAGGAAGTCCACGGCGGCACCTCGATCGAGTACCAGGGCGATACCTTCGAGTTCGGCAAGCCGTTCGAGCGCCTGACCGTCCGCGAGGCGATCCTGCGTCATAACCCGGACCTGACCGCCGACGACATCGACGATGAAGACAAGGCGCGCGCGGTGGCCGAGAAGCTGGGCATCCCGCTCAAGGACTCGTACGGGCTGGGCAAGGTACAGATCGAGATTTTCGAGAAAACTGCCGAGCACAAGCTGCACGACCCGACCTTCATCACCGAGTACCCGGCCGAGGTCTCACCGCTGGCCCGCCGCAAGGACGACGACCCGTTCGTCACCGAGCGCTTCGAGTTCTTCGTCGGCGGGCGCGAGATCGCCAACGGTTTCTCGGAGCTCAACGACGCCGAGGACCAAGCCGAGCGCTTCGCCCAGCAGGTCAACGAGAAGGACGCCGGCGACGAAGAGGCCATGCACTTCGACGCCGACTACATCCGGGCGCTGGAGCACGGCATGCCGCCGACGGCGGGGGAGGGGATCGGCATCGATCGGTTGATCATGTTGTTGACCGACTCGGCGTCGATTCGGGACGTGCTACTGTTTCCGCATATGCGGCCGGAATGA
- the prfB gene encoding peptide chain release factor 2 (programmed frameshift), protein MAEINPIVNRIDNLIERSESLRGYLDYDQKKERLEEVDRELEVPDVWNDPDRAQALNKERASLVRIVDTLSEMRDGLTDAREILEMAGEEDDEDTIASVESDVATFEGQIEDLEFRRMFSGEMDESNAFMDIQAGAGGTEAQDWASILLRMYLRWGEKHGFKTEITEISDGEVAGIKSVTIRFEGEFAFGWLRSETGVHRLVRKSPFDSDNRRHTSFASVFVSPEIDDNIEIEVNPADIRVDVYRASGAGGQHVNRTESAVRFTHIPTGVVVACQSERSQIQNRDRAMKQLKAKLYELEMQKRRAEAQAVEDTKADVGWGSQIRSYVLDQSRIKDLRTSHETGNTQAVLDGDLDPFIEASLKSGL, encoded by the exons ATGGCCGAAATCAATCCGATCGTGAATCGAATCGACAACCTCATCGAGCGCTCCGAGTCGCTCCGGGGGTACCTT GACTACGATCAGAAGAAAGAACGTCTAGAAGAGGTCGATCGCGAGCTGGAAGTTCCCGACGTCTGGAACGATCCGGATCGCGCCCAGGCACTGAACAAGGAGCGCGCCTCGCTGGTGCGCATCGTCGACACGCTCTCCGAGATGCGCGACGGGCTGACCGACGCGCGCGAGATCCTCGAGATGGCCGGGGAGGAAGACGACGAGGACACCATCGCTTCGGTCGAATCCGACGTCGCCACCTTCGAGGGTCAGATCGAGGACCTCGAGTTCCGCCGCATGTTCTCCGGCGAGATGGACGAGTCCAACGCCTTCATGGACATCCAGGCCGGTGCCGGCGGCACCGAGGCGCAGGACTGGGCATCGATCCTCCTACGCATGTACCTGCGCTGGGGCGAGAAGCACGGCTTCAAGACCGAGATTACCGAGATCTCCGACGGCGAAGTCGCCGGCATCAAGTCGGTGACCATCCGCTTCGAGGGCGAGTTCGCCTTCGGCTGGCTGCGCTCCGAGACCGGCGTGCACCGCCTGGTGCGCAAGTCGCCGTTCGACTCGGACAACCGCCGCCACACCTCGTTCGCCTCGGTGTTCGTCTCCCCCGAGATCGACGACAACATCGAGATCGAGGTCAACCCGGCGGACATCCGCGTCGACGTCTACCGCGCCTCCGGCGCCGGCGGTCAGCACGTCAACCGGACCGAATCCGCCGTGCGCTTCACGCACATCCCCACCGGGGTGGTGGTCGCCTGCCAATCCGAGCGCTCGCAGATCCAGAACCGCGACCGCGCCATGAAGCAGCTCAAGGCCAAGCTCTACGAGCTGGAGATGCAAAAGCGTCGCGCCGAGGCCCAGGCGGTCGAGGACACCAAGGCCGACGTCGGCTGGGGCAGCCAGATCCGCTCCTACGTGCTCGACCAGAGCCGCATCAAGGACCTGCGCACCAGCCACGAGACCGGCAACACGCAGGCCGTGCTCGACGGCGACCTCGATCCGTTCATCGAGGCCAGCCTCAAGAGCGGCTTGTAA
- the dacB gene encoding D-alanyl-D-alanine carboxypeptidase/D-alanyl-D-alanine endopeptidase: protein MSRDLGAARISDPTDDHYRRPLPMEPMLSEHTSTRRSSPRTAGRLLQAKAKTLGRTLGRTLGLSLGLACLLVVPWAAPSANSALPATVNSELAAQKLDANHLGLWVQAVDSDTPLINHQGERLFNPASVMKLVTTVAALDVLGPTFKWKTEFLADSMPVNGVIKGDLYIKGYGDPWFRSEDLWDVVRRLRELGVKEIRGDVVLDDSYFAPIAADPGDFDNRPDRVYNALPNALLLDNRAVRISITPHGEDESAVTTWPPNPRMALDNSLKLVNQPCRNSTNQPVIDIRNPTDPGAEIQVRGTVSRQCAPHLYYRVAGDPHDAFFHAFKQLFESAGGTITGHWREGLVQAGSTRLLSHDSRPLSNYLWLMNKWSNNVMARQIMLTMGAELEGTPATELKAARVIERWATDRGLNWDGAVVENGSGLSRISRLSPRQLGNMLLSVWKSPYMPEVMATLPIAGIDGTMRKRLTSGSIRGHAHIKTGTLRDVRAGAGFLLAKSGRRYVVVMLHNEQGVQYGGGTRVQDALLTWLYENG from the coding sequence GTGAGCCGCGATCTCGGCGCGGCCCGGATTTCCGACCCAACGGACGACCACTACCGACGACCACTACCCATGGAACCGATGCTCTCCGAACACACGTCCACGCGCCGTTCCTCCCCCCGGACCGCCGGGCGGCTCCTCCAGGCCAAGGCCAAGACCCTGGGCCGTACCTTGGGCCGTACCTTGGGCCTTTCCTTGGGCCTGGCCTGCCTGCTGGTCGTGCCGTGGGCGGCCCCGTCGGCGAACAGCGCGCTGCCGGCCACGGTGAACTCGGAGTTGGCGGCCCAGAAGCTGGATGCCAATCATCTCGGGCTGTGGGTGCAGGCGGTCGACAGCGATACCCCGCTGATCAACCATCAGGGCGAGCGATTGTTCAATCCCGCCTCGGTGATGAAGCTGGTGACCACGGTCGCCGCCCTGGACGTGCTCGGGCCGACCTTCAAGTGGAAGACCGAGTTCCTGGCCGACTCGATGCCGGTCAACGGCGTAATCAAGGGCGATCTCTACATCAAGGGCTACGGCGACCCGTGGTTCCGCAGCGAGGATCTGTGGGACGTCGTGCGCCGCCTGCGCGAACTGGGGGTGAAGGAGATCCGCGGGGACGTGGTGCTCGACGACTCGTATTTCGCCCCGATCGCCGCCGACCCGGGCGATTTCGACAACCGCCCGGACCGCGTCTACAACGCCCTGCCCAACGCGTTGCTGCTCGACAACCGCGCCGTGCGTATCAGCATCACGCCCCACGGCGAGGACGAATCGGCGGTGACCACCTGGCCGCCGAACCCGCGCATGGCGCTGGACAACAGCCTCAAGCTTGTCAATCAGCCCTGCCGCAATAGCACCAACCAGCCGGTGATCGACATCCGCAACCCTACCGATCCGGGCGCGGAGATCCAGGTGCGCGGCACCGTCTCGCGCCAGTGCGCACCGCATCTGTACTACCGCGTCGCCGGCGACCCGCACGATGCCTTCTTCCACGCCTTCAAGCAGCTGTTCGAATCCGCCGGCGGCACGATCACCGGGCACTGGCGCGAGGGGCTGGTGCAGGCCGGTTCGACACGGCTGCTCAGCCATGATTCGCGGCCGCTGTCGAACTACCTCTGGCTGATGAACAAGTGGTCGAACAACGTCATGGCGCGCCAGATCATGCTGACCATGGGCGCGGAACTCGAGGGTACGCCGGCCACCGAGCTCAAGGCCGCCCGGGTGATCGAACGTTGGGCCACCGATCGTGGCCTGAACTGGGACGGCGCCGTGGTCGAGAACGGCTCGGGGCTGTCGCGCATCTCCCGGCTGTCGCCACGTCAACTCGGCAACATGCTGCTGTCGGTGTGGAAAAGCCCGTACATGCCCGAGGTGATGGCCACCCTGCCGATTGCCGGGATCGACGGCACCATGCGCAAGCGCCTGACCAGCGGCTCGATCCGCGGCCACGCCCACATCAAGACCGGCACCCTGCGCGACGTGCGCGCCGGGGCGGGCTTCCTGCTCGCCAAATCGGGGCGGCGCTACGTGGTGGTCATGCTGCACAACGAACAGGGCGTGCAGTACGGCGGCGGCACCCGCGTGCAGGACGCGCTGCTCACCTGGCTGTACGAGAACGGTTGA
- the tilS gene encoding tRNA lysidine(34) synthetase TilS, translated as MNSPSANATRRATRRDPSAGDDRPTPSVPSLHDAHVLLASSGGRDSLGALARLSQWQDQGRFARLSVVHVDHGLHPDAPDWVEIARQQAQAHGCPFEVRRVAVKRASAGAGRGSTEAAAREARYRALDDALVESASNDPDHPPVLVTAHHADDQAETILLALMRGSGGQGLSGMSAWRPRGAFAHWRPFLETPRDELEAAARDSGLGWVDDPANDDPGFARNHLRHYVLPELRTFWPDAVGRIRTSAQRLVMEQRLLGELAEMDADQPLDGPTLAWDKAAALPPHRQCNLLRQWLARLGCLPPPPERLGEWLAQLRTAAADRQPLLEWPGGQLRRYRDHIHWLKVLPEPTRPLDWPADQHCLPLEGGRAICRRSTRAGSGDGAALRQSVDAWRLRPVGGSERLRPAEARPSLPVKQWFQDQGIPPWERPAAIGVEIGGQLAAVLAGEHWLVDVAFRPAPGEPGWAVSERRAGEGD; from the coding sequence GTGAATTCACCGAGCGCTAACGCCACCCGCCGGGCCACCCGCCGGGATCCGTCGGCCGGCGACGACCGGCCCACCCCGTCGGTCCCCTCGCTGCATGACGCCCATGTCCTGCTCGCCAGTTCCGGCGGGCGCGATTCGCTTGGCGCCCTGGCCCGATTGTCGCAATGGCAAGACCAGGGGCGCTTTGCGCGCCTGTCGGTGGTTCACGTCGATCATGGCCTGCACCCCGACGCCCCGGACTGGGTCGAGATCGCCCGTCAGCAGGCCCAGGCCCATGGCTGCCCGTTCGAGGTGCGCCGGGTCGCCGTCAAACGGGCCTCGGCAGGCGCGGGGCGCGGATCGACCGAGGCGGCGGCGCGCGAGGCGCGTTACCGGGCGCTGGATGACGCGCTGGTCGAATCCGCCTCGAACGACCCCGACCATCCCCCCGTACTCGTCACTGCCCACCACGCCGACGACCAGGCCGAAACCATCCTGCTTGCCCTGATGCGTGGGTCCGGCGGACAGGGCCTGTCGGGCATGTCCGCCTGGCGTCCGCGCGGGGCGTTCGCCCATTGGCGCCCCTTCCTGGAAACGCCCCGTGACGAGCTCGAGGCAGCGGCGCGTGACAGCGGGTTGGGCTGGGTCGACGACCCGGCCAATGACGACCCCGGATTCGCCCGCAATCACCTGCGCCACTACGTCCTGCCCGAATTGCGCACATTCTGGCCCGATGCCGTCGGGCGGATTCGCACCAGTGCCCAGCGACTGGTGATGGAACAGCGACTGCTCGGGGAACTGGCCGAGATGGACGCCGACCAGCCACTGGACGGGCCGACGCTTGCCTGGGACAAGGCCGCGGCACTGCCGCCGCATCGCCAGTGCAACCTGCTGCGCCAGTGGCTCGCCCGCCTGGGATGCCTGCCCCCGCCGCCCGAACGGCTGGGCGAATGGCTGGCCCAGTTGCGTACCGCCGCAGCCGACCGCCAACCCCTGCTCGAGTGGCCCGGCGGCCAGCTGCGCCGCTACCGCGACCACATCCACTGGTTGAAGGTCTTGCCCGAACCGACGCGACCGCTCGACTGGCCGGCCGACCAGCATTGCCTGCCTCTCGAGGGCGGGCGAGCCATCTGCCGCCGGTCGACCCGCGCCGGTAGCGGCGATGGGGCGGCATTGCGGCAATCGGTCGACGCGTGGCGCTTGCGGCCGGTGGGCGGCAGCGAACGATTGCGCCCGGCCGAGGCTCGGCCGAGCCTGCCGGTCAAGCAGTGGTTCCAGGATCAGGGCATCCCGCCCTGGGAGCGGCCCGCGGCCATCGGGGTGGAGATCGGCGGGCAACTGGCCGCCGTGCTGGCCGGCGAGCACTGGCTGGTGGATGTCGCGTTCCGGCCGGCCCCGGGCGAGCCGGGTTGGGCGGTGAGCGAACGGCGGGCAGGCGAGGGAGATTAA
- a CDS encoding acetyl-CoA carboxylase carboxyltransferase subunit alpha: MNPNYLDFEQPIAELEAKIRELQLMDDDQGLDIDEEIERLRTKSTDLTRSIFSNLGAWQVNQLARHPQRPYLADYLERVFTDFRELHGDRAFGDDPAIIGGMARLDGLPVMVIGQQKGRDTKEKIRRNFGMPRPEGYRKAKRLMELAEKFGLPVLTFIDTPGAYPGIDAEARGQSEAIARNLYVMAELETPIIVTVIGEGGSGGALAIGVGDHVMMLQYSTYSVISPEGCASILYKSAEKAPEAAEALGVTSERLKELGLIDEIIPEPCGGAHRDVPAMARSLKTSLKKAVLAQIDRPTQALLERRYERLMSYGEFTER; this comes from the coding sequence ATGAATCCGAACTATCTCGACTTTGAACAGCCGATCGCCGAACTCGAGGCCAAGATCCGCGAACTCCAGCTGATGGACGACGATCAGGGCCTGGACATCGACGAGGAGATCGAGCGGCTGCGCACCAAGTCGACGGATCTGACGCGTTCGATCTTCTCCAATCTGGGTGCCTGGCAGGTCAACCAGCTGGCCCGCCATCCGCAGCGCCCGTATCTCGCCGACTACCTCGAGCGGGTGTTCACCGATTTCCGTGAACTGCACGGCGACCGTGCCTTCGGCGACGACCCGGCGATCATCGGCGGCATGGCACGACTCGACGGCCTGCCGGTCATGGTCATCGGCCAGCAGAAGGGCCGCGATACCAAGGAAAAGATCCGCCGCAACTTCGGCATGCCGCGCCCCGAGGGCTACCGCAAGGCCAAGCGCCTGATGGAACTGGCCGAGAAGTTCGGCCTGCCGGTGCTGACCTTCATCGACACGCCCGGCGCCTACCCGGGCATCGATGCCGAGGCGCGCGGCCAGAGCGAGGCCATCGCCCGCAACCTCTACGTCATGGCCGAGCTCGAGACCCCGATCATCGTCACCGTGATCGGTGAGGGCGGCTCCGGCGGCGCGCTCGCCATCGGCGTGGGCGACCACGTCATGATGCTGCAGTACAGCACCTACTCGGTGATCTCCCCGGAAGGCTGCGCCTCGATCCTCTACAAGAGCGCCGAGAAGGCCCCCGAGGCCGCCGAGGCGCTGGGCGTTACCTCCGAGCGTCTCAAGGAGCTGGGCCTGATCGACGAGATCATCCCCGAGCCCTGCGGCGGGGCGCATCGCGACGTGCCGGCCATGGCCCGTTCGCTCAAGACCAGCCTGAAAAAGGCGGTGCTCGCCCAGATCGATCGACCCACCCAGGCGCTGCTCGAGCGTCGCTACGAGCGACTGATGAGCTACGGTGAATTCACCGAGCGCTAA